A stretch of Lathyrus oleraceus cultivar Zhongwan6 chromosome 6, CAAS_Psat_ZW6_1.0, whole genome shotgun sequence DNA encodes these proteins:
- the LOC127096227 gene encoding agamous-like MADS-box protein AGL61 — MNTVDQRKKITWRKKKIDIWKVEKQSNKLVTFSKRRQGLFKKATELCILCDVNMAMIVSSPADKLFSFGRPDTGTVLNNYFSGTTEFEDEKSMESNYEYNREYEETLKMLELEKKKLLESEKLAKARGEWWNDSIDDMNCEELEQFMVSIYEFRNKLVEKEHEHLKMFSMK; from the coding sequence ATGAACACGGTTGATCAAAGAAAGAAAATCACATGGCGCAAGAAGAAGATCGATATATGGAAAGTTGAAAAACAATCCAACAAACTTGTGACATTCTCAAAAAGAAGACAAGGTTTATTCAAAAAAGCAACTGAACTTTGCATCTTATGTGATGTTAACATGGCCATGATTGTGTCTTCTCCTGCCGATAAACTATTCTCTTTCGGTCGACCCGACACCGGCACAGTCCTCAACAACTACTTCAGTGGAACCACTGAGTTTGAAGATGAAAAGTCAATGGAATCAAATTATGAGTATAATAGAGAATATGAAGAGACACTAAAGATGTTGGAATTGGAAAAGAAGAAACTTTTAGAAAGTGAAAAATTAGCTAAGGCTAGAGGTGAATGGTGGAATGATTCTATTGATGATATGAATTGTGAAGAACTTGAACAATTTATGGTGTCTATTTATGAGTTTAGGAATAAGCTTGTTGAAAAGGAACATGAACATCTCAAGATGTTTTCCATGAAGTAG
- the LOC127092485 gene encoding probable xyloglucan endotransglucosylase/hydrolase protein 10, which yields MNNYLHTTLFFFFVYVSSSLFQFSVASIVSTGDFNKDFFVVWSPNHINTSDDGKTRSLKLDQESGAGFASNQMFLFGQIDMQIKLVPGDSAGTVLAFYLTSDQPNRDEIDLEFLGNVSGQPYILQTNIYADGFDNREERIHLWFDPSKDFHTYSVLWNLHQIVFMVDTIPIRVYRNHADKGVAFPRRQPMSLKATLWNGESWATRGGQDKIDWKNGPFIASFRNYKIDACVWKGNPRFCRASSSNNWWNQYNFSSLTSIQRRWFKWVRKYHLVYDYCQDNERFQNGVPRECSLPKY from the exons ATGAATAATTACCTCCACACAACACTTTTCTTCTTTTTTGTGTATGTTTCTTCTAGTCTCTTTCAATTTTCAGTTGCTTCTATTGTTTCAACCGGTGACTTCAATAAGGACTTCTTTGTGGTATGGTCTCCCAATCATATCAACACATCTGATGATGGAAAAACAAGAAGCTTGAAACTTGATCAAGAATCTG GGGCTGGTTTTGCTTCAAACCAGATGTTTTTATTCGGACAAATTGACATGCAAATCAAACTAGTACCAGGTGATTCCGCAGGCACAGTCTTGGCCTTTTAT CTGACATCTGATCAACCAAATAGAGATGAAATAGACTTGGAATTTCTAGGAAACGTCTCCGGCCAGCCCTATATTCTTCAAACAAATATTTATGCAGACGGATTTGACAATAGAGAGGAAAGGATTCATCTGTGGTTTGATCCCTCAAAGGACTTCCATACTTATTCTGTGTTGTGGAATCTGCACCAAATTGT GTTCATGGTGGATACAATTCCAATAAGAGTTTACAGAAACCATGCAGACAAAGGAGTAGCATTTCCTAGACGGCAACCAATGAGTCTAAAAGCAACCCTTTGGAATGGTGAAAGTTGGGCAACAAGAGGTGGCCAAGATAAAATTGATTGGAAAAACGGACCTTTTATAGCTTCATTTAGAAACTATAAAATTGATGCTTGTGTGTGGAAAGGGAACCCAAGGTTTTGTAGAGCATCAAGCTCTAACAATTGGTGGAACCAATATAACTTTAGTTCATTAACTTCCATACAAAGAAGGTGGTTTAAATGGGTTAGGAAATATCATTTGGTTTATGATTATTGTCAAGATAATGAAAGGTTCCAAAATGGTGTTCCTAGGGAATGTTCTCTGCCTAAGTATTGA